The DNA segment AAGCTGCCGGCGCTGGCGGCCATTGCGCTCGGCGTGCGCGAAATCGAGTGCGACGAGAATACGAAGATCGTGGCGCGGTCGGCGAGCACGTTGTTCTACGACGTCGAACGGGCCATCGCGTACGGCGACGAACATCTGCAGGCGCGCTTGCGCTATGCGATCCTCGTCCATCCGCACGAAGGAAAGCTGGTCGCGTTCGCCTGGATCGTGCCGCCGAAGGAAATGCAGGATCCACCCGCGGCCGCCATCCAGAAGCTGCCGGAGAGCTTTATCACCACATTTGAGTTGCGGTTCCGACCCAAGGGGAGCGGCGCGCTGTCGATGCCGGGCGCCGACGATTACGCGGTGCTGCGCGTACCGCAGGGTGAATTGCCGATCGACGTCACGCCAGAGCTGCAGCCGATCGTGTACGCGGATGCGTTCGACCAGGAAAAAGCGCTCGCGCTCGAAGAACTGCTGCGCGAGCACTTGGGCTGGCGCTGAGGAGTTGGCCGGTCACTAATACGCATTGATCGCTACGCGACCAGCCTGAATTGCAAGGCACCACTAGAAAAAGCGGCATCAACTCGATCGACTATCAGGCTGCTGAAAAAGTCGGCAGCCTGATAGGATCGCCTGGATGCGATCACAAAATAGCGACGGAAGTCGTTCTTTTGTGAGCGGTGCGGAGTTCAACTCCGCACTTCGCGAGGCTGAAAAAGGCCACGACGGGCCTTTTTCAGCAGCCTGCTAGTGGCCATCCATCGCACGTGCTTCGGACGGCAATCGATCGTAGAGGTGGGCCGCTTCATCCGTCAGGGCCTTGAGGGCGCGACGGGTTTCCCATACCAGAAGCGATGTGCCCGTGACGAGACCTCCCACCCCCACCATGCCGGCCGCCAGGGCAACGTAGAGCGACACCTGTTGCAGCAGGTTCTGATGCCCCATCGTAAAAACGGCCCCCAACAGCGAGATGAGCGCGGCGGCCGCAAACGAGCCGACCGAGGAATAGAACGCCGTCAAAGCGCGGACCAGCAACAAGACGCGAGACTCGGCGATTTGAAGCTGTCGTAGCCGGTGATCCAGTCGCGCGGGATCGGACTCGCGGGTGGTCTCGGCATACAACACACGGGCGCGGTCCACGGTCCTGGCAAACCGGTTCGAGGTTCCCAAGGCCATCACCGATGAGGCGTTGGTCAGGATGGCAGGGGCGACAATCGACGTGAGGACCTGAAACGGATTCGAATCCCAGCCATCCATGGAGCACACCTCTGTAGCTCGTCAAACGCAACGACAACCCCGCGGCGCGATTCGGCTTTCTCGCGCCGTGAGGCCGATTGTAGAGGTGTGCGGCACATTTCGCCAAGCCAGCCGCCGCCGGTGCCTCAACGGCCGGCAGGCTCGGGCGATGTACCATACGGCGCTGCCAAAGGAGACTTGGCCACATAACCGGGCAGCCAGATGCTGGCAATCGCGGCCGGATCTTGCCGCATGACCCGTTGCAGCGCCGAGTTGACGTCCTCGCCCTGGTTCAGCGACAGCAGGTGAGGGGGAGAGGTCTTGCTTTCGTATTTCCAAACCTTTTCGTCATTCAAGACAAAGGCGATCTCGAGGATCTCGGACGTCGCACTGTGGCTGGTCGAATCGAACTTACCGAACTCGCGGTACTGGATCGCCTCGGTCTCGCCCGGCCGAATCGAGCAGCTCAATTTGAGGGGACTTCCCTCCTCTACCACCAGACCGCTTTTCGTCAATTGCGACGTCAGCGCCGCTTGCACTTTTTGACGGTCGTCCGGCGCCGCGTTGATTTGAAGGTCGAGCGACACCTTCATGCCGGGTTTGATGACGAGTAGACTTTCGGCCTCGAGCCCCGAGGTTGCCGCGCGTGCCGCTTCGTCGGGCAACGTGGCCGAGCAGAGCACCATGGCATTCTGTCGCCCGCCGCCGGTGATATACCAGGTCTGCGGACCATGCGCGCGGACGGCGGGTGAGACTTCTTCATAATCCCAGGCCCACAACCTCCGCGTGACGTCGACCAGGCAATGACCATCGACGAGCAGATGCTCGGGCCCGCACCAGACCAGCGTTTCGCACTTCAGCCGGGCGGGCAGGGGAAACTCGCGCACGAGTTTTTGATCGCTCAATTCCCAGACACGACATCGCCCAGGATTAACCAGCGCGAGTCGTGTTCCCAGCGTGTCGAGCGCCGCCAGCTCGGCCCGCGCATGTGCCGGTTCGGCGCCCAGGCTGCCGAGCTTGCGTCCCGATGAAGTCTCGAGCAAGACGACTCCTCCCTCGACGGGCAGGGCCACGGTCTTCTGGGTGGCGCTGAGCCCGGGATAGGCGTCGCGGGCGCCTTTCGCCATCCAAAGTGGCGCCAGCTCGTCCGTCTTCCACAAGCTGAGCACGCCCTCTTCACTGATGGCCAACACCTGGTGGGGTCCCACGAACCGTGCCCAGCGGATATCGCTGTCGTGGTCATCCTCTTCGCCGTATGGCTGCCAGGCGACGACGGGAGTGACCTCCTTGCCTTCGAGCGAATAGATCGTCAGGCGGGCCTGTTTCCCAAAGCCAAAGCCGGCCGAACGGGCGAGCACCAACCGGGCGTCGGACGAGAGATCGATCGGCTCTTCCCCCCCGACGAACTGCGCCACGGCGCCGACCTTCTTGCTCGTCAGGTCGCAATCGACGACGCGCGCCACATAGTCGTCCGCGCCGGGATGCGTGTTGAGCAGAATAGCGACGGCCTTGTTCTTGTCGGGGGCAAGCAGCAGGCCGGTGGGATTCTCGAAGAAATCTCCCTTGTTCCCCAAGGGGATTCGTACCTTGGACAACGATGACGTCGATTCCGTCGCCGCGTCTGGCTTGTATTGCCACGCGCCACCGATCGACACATCGGCCGGGCTGGCACGACTGAGATCCGTTTCGCTCAGCTCGATGGTTTTGTCGGCGATGTCGCTCTCGATCGATTCGTCCGATTCTTCCGCATCGTCCGAACCATTGCCCGCCAGGAACTGCTGATCGGTGTCGCTCAATCGAGAGAAAGGCAGGACGACCTCTTTGCCGTCCTTGCGTTTGAGCACGACCTTGCCCGCTTCGTGCCGCACGAGGGTCGCCTCGACCTTGTGCTTGCCGGTCGAGTCGGTCCACAAGCGCAACACCTGCTTGTCCGATTTCTCCTCCTCGGTGGCAAAGGGATCTCCCGCATCGCCCAAGAGCCGGATATTTTTGGGCGTGTAGAGATGACGATCGATCTCGTCGGTGCGGACCCACACCCAGCCGTTCTGGATCACTTCGATGACCGTGCCGGGCTGCCACTCGTCGAAGATATTCACTTCGACTTTATCCCCCTTCTTCAGCTTCGAGGTATCGATCGCCTCAGCGAGCCGCGGCAGGGCGATCGAGAAGATCGCCATGAGCATGAGTGCGGCGATTCCCCGGGACGCTGGAATCAGCGGTTGATGTCGCATGACGACCTCCCCATGAGCATGTGCATGTCTACCGACGAGAGCGCACAGGGCACCCCCACTCGTACCGACGGCCTTCACTCTGCACCGAAGAACTGCCCCGGCTGCCTGATGGGGACCACAACCCCTTGCAACCGATCTCCCAAATTGTGAACGGTCGCCGAACGAGAGTCCAGCAGGCCGCAAGAAATTCGTAGAAACGACGTTTCCGCCCAGTTTAGGCGACACCAACGCCTGCTACCGACGGCTGCGTCCTGGACGTGGCCTACGCCTGGCTTCGCTGCCGGCGATCTACAGCGATTCGAGGTAGCTGACCAGATCGTTGACTTCGTCCGGTGTCAGCTCGCCAAGGCCGGTCACGTTCGCGGGGTTGTGGGGACCGTGGAGTACGTCGTGCAGATTCTTCGCCCGGCCATCGTGCAAGAGCAGCACACGATCGTAGACACCCCGCAACGAGGGAGCGCTGTACTCGGGATAAGCGTCGTTGGCGGCCCCCAACCCGACGTCATGCGTGCGGCCATCCGTGAATTGTGGCGCGGGATGACAATTCGCGCAGCCCGCCTTCTCGCCGTGAAATACTTCCTCGCCGCGCAGTGCCGCCTCGCTTAACTCACCTGATTGACGTCGGGGATTCCTCGGTGGCTCGAGCGTTGCCACAAACGCCGTCACCGCATCGACCTCGTGCTCGGTGGGTTTTTCGCCCAGCATCGTATCGATGAGCGACTTGTGCAGGGCCGCGCGCAGCTCGGTCTCCCAACCATGCCAGAACCAGGGACCGGTGTCTTGGGCGCCGCGCAGGCTGAGAATCGTCTTGAAGTTGCCAAAACGTCCATCATTGCGTGTATCCATCACGATGCGATTCGTATGCCCTTCATAATGGCAACTGTGGCAACTGTACCACTGGTCGAGGGACCGCACGGCGTCGTAGAAGATCGCCTCTCCCTGGCGCGCAAGAGTCGGCGCGGGCGATTCGCCCAAGGCGATCGTTTTGGCGACTTGCCTGCCCGACACGTCGACGACCTGTACCGCGTCGAGCAGGTAGTTGGCGACGTAGGCAAGCTCGCCCTGCTTTGAGTAGCGAACCGCCATGGGCCTGCCCCCCAGGGGGATGCGGTAGAAACGCTCGCTATCGCGCAACAACTCGGGATTGATATGGTCCCCCGGTCCGCCGTAATCCTGGAACGGCAGTCCCGGCAGCTTGTAGACTAGCAACTCGTGCGTGCCCGAGGCCGTGCAGACGATCGTCTGCTCGTCGGGGCTGAGGGCGATGCCGTGCGGATCGCCCACCGCCTTTCCTTCGGGATCGAGCGAGATGGCCTCGCGGCGGGCATGTTCGTCGAGCCGCACGCGGGCGATGCGACTGGCAAGCACCCAACCGCGGCGAATGTTGTCGACCGTGATCGGATTCTGCCGGTAGACGATCCAGGGAAAGTAAACGTACTTGCCGTCGGCCGAGACCTGCATCTCGCCGAGATTCAATCCGCCGAAATCCTCGATAAACCGTTGCTTGCGCGAGGCGGTGTCGATCACCGCGACCCCGCCGTCGCCACTGCAACCCACGGCCAATCGCGCACCGTCGGGCGAGAGAGCCAGGTAGCGCGGCCAGTGTCCCACGGCGATACGCTCGATCAGTTGCAGTTGCTCGATATCGACGATCGCCACCTCGGCCGCGGTGGTCAGCGCAACGTAGGCCAGCTTGCCGTCGGGCGAGATCGCCAGCCCCCGCGGTTCGAATCCTAACCAGAGGGAGCCCACGAGCTGAAGCTTGTCGTCGACCAGCGCATAAGCGAACAACTCGCCCGAGAAGGTCGCCGTGGCCAGCAATTTCTTCCCATCGGGCGTCATTGCCAGGCTGCTCGGCCGATCGCCGCAGGCAACCTCGTCCAGGACAGTACCTTGTGCCACATCGACCAGCGAGATCGAATCCGCGGTTTGATTCGCGGTAATGAGCCGTGTCTCGTCTGGTGTCAGCAACAGGTCGACCGGCGAACGGTGAACCGCTCCGGACGAGGCCGGTTCGCGGTCGTACGCAGCCGCGTCATCGGGCGAGAATGCCGACACACCGTACGCGCCACTGCCCAGCAACAGCAGTGCCGCCACGATCAGCTTGCCGAAGGCCCCGTCTCTGGTTGCTCCGTCTTGTCGCTGCATGGGAATTCGTAGCCTACGGTGTCGGATCGCTCTCCACTGGTCCCAGACGCATCTTCGAACGAGCGGCCACGCGCGAGCGATCGACGCTCGATTGGCTCCGCTCGGTCGCAAGACCGCGAACTGCGAGTATACAATAGCAGCCGGCGCGTCTGTCTACTCGAAATCACCTCGCTGGGGTGTTGCTAGCACGATGTGGCCGCCTCGCGCTGCCGCTAACGTATCGTCACGGCGCGAAGTCTTTGTCGCTCCGCCGCGTTCGGTCCTGCGCATGAGCCCTCGCGCTCGATGGTTGCCGTTCGATGGGTTATCAATCTTCTGCCGCGACCGAGAGTCGGACGTTTGCGATCCCCAGTTCGTGGACGGCGTCGAGCACCATGACGGCCGTGCCGTGATGGGCGTCGGGATGCCCCACCACAAGCACGCTGGGGCCGTCTTCATCACGCGATTCGACGCGCGAGACCGCCTGACGTAGCGAGGCGGTCACGTCCGGCGCGCTATGTACCATCTGCTCGTCGACGTAGATCGAATTGTCGGGTTCGATCCGAACGATGATGTAATCCTGGTCTTCCTCGTAGTCCTCGAGCGTGCGCGGGGCGGCCGAGGCGCTGCTCGATTCGGCCGAAGACGATTGCGGCATCGATGGCATGGCGATCGAGGCCTGCTTCGCCATCAGCGAGGTGACCATGAAAAAGATCAGCAGGAAGAAGACGATGTCGACCATCGCCGTCATGTCGATCATTTCTTCCGGAGTGTCGCTTAGCGTCGAGGAACTCACCAACGGGGGCAACGATTCGCGCCTGGCCGCGCGGGGGGGCTTCTTGCCGGATGGCGGCACGCGCAGCACGGTCTGGCACGCGGGGCATTTGCCCTGTTTGCCGGCCTTGCCGTCGGCAACCGACAGTTGGCGTCCGCAGTGGGGACAGGCGAAGCGAATCATGCGGCTCTTCCGGCAAAAGATGAGGAGGGCGTCAGCATTAGTCCAGCTCCATCACGGCCAGATGTAAGCGCACGCCATCGATCGAGGCCGCCGCGGCCACACGCGAGACGACACGGAGCGGCACGCGCCGTTCGGCCTTGATGACGACCAACTCCTTGCCCGCCGCCAGCCCAGTGGTGACCGCCGTCGAGATAGAGACCTCTTCATCGAGTTGGGGAATCAATCGCGACTCTTTGTCCTCTCCCAGATAGACCTGTCCGTCGGCGCCTCCTCCGGCGGACAGGATGGTGATTGTCGTGGCCGATTCCATATCGGCCGCCACGACGTGCTTCGCCGCCGGGAGATCAACTTCGGCCAGGGCCGTCACTAGCGATGTCACCAGAAAGAAGATGTTGAGCATGAAGACCAGGTCGATCATAGCGGTCATGTCGACGCTCGCATCAACCGAATGCGGGCCCCGGTGACCGAAGCCTTCGTGGCCGAGTCCACTCGACGAGATTGATTGCGGTGTCAGCATGGAAACTGTCTTTCGCCGTGTGCTAGGCCACAAAATCGCGCGAGCACGGGCCGTGCTACGTTTCGTTCGTTAGACGGCCACTTCCTTGAGTCGGTCGAGCAAGCGCACCAGCGCATGTCCCGTCGATTCCTGCAGGTCGCGGATACGCATCGTCAGGCTCGAGGCGACGTAGCCGAGCGGAATGGCGGTACCCAGGCCCATCGCGGTGCAGATCAGGGCCACGCTGATCTCGTCGGCGATCTGCGATGGATCGACCTTCTCACCCGTGCCAATGCGTCCGAACGCCGCCATCATTCCCAGCACCGTGCCGAAGAGTCCCAGCAGCGGGCCGTTGCGAATCACGGTCAGGACCCAGTTCACGCGGTTTTCCAGCGGCGCAATGACGTCGCGTTGCATCCGCTCGCCCATCAGTTGCCGTAGCGACACCAGATCGAGGTCGTGGTTCTCGAGTGCCAGCAAGGCAAGTTGCGGCAGCGCCCGTTCGTCGTTGCTGCAATAATCCATGGCCTCTTCGAGATTTCCCGCGTCCAGCTCTTGCCGGATCGTGTCGAGGAATTCGCGTTCGTCTTCGGGCTTTGCAAAGCGAATCTGGCGCAAGCGGCGCCAGACGAGTATGGCGCAATACAGTCCCCACAAGAGATTCGCCGCCAAGAACACGTAGCAGAAGTCTGCCAGGAATTTGGCGAGTGCGTTGGTATCCATGTCCTGTTCCTGAGTGTTTTGATGGGACGCTGCATCCAGCCCCAAAGTGCCAGCCATGTGCAACGTCGACCGGCCGCGAGACGGCCGTGGCCGCTCGTGTGGTGCGCGGCAACATCGCGGAGACGCTCACGATTCGAACGCGATCGTGGGCCGTGACGTCGATAGGAGCCACTGCGCGAGGGAGACCACCGTGACATCGCATGCGACGTGGACCTGCCTGCGCGTGCCGGGTTGTTGACGCGCTCGTGCCGGGGACGCATCGACGGAAGCCACTCGCAAGCCGGAGGCTATCCGCAGCATAACTGGGCACTACTGGCCGAGCAAGTTTCGCCGGCGGCATCGCAAATTGACACTAGCGACCACCGACATTACGCTCCAAAGAAGGTGCAGAAACCGTGTCCGACGGTTTCGCCCTCAATACCGCAGCGATCTCGCACCCTCACTCGTGGCGGCCGAAGCGCTTTCACCGTCGAAAAGGGCCGCCGCATTCCTTATGACCGACGCCGTCCAGCAACCCAGACGCCCACGTCGACTCGTCGATGTACACGATGCTACC comes from the Pirellulales bacterium genome and includes:
- a CDS encoding MotA/TolQ/ExbB proton channel family protein, with amino-acid sequence MDTNALAKFLADFCYVFLAANLLWGLYCAILVWRRLRQIRFAKPEDEREFLDTIRQELDAGNLEEAMDYCSNDERALPQLALLALENHDLDLVSLRQLMGERMQRDVIAPLENRVNWVLTVIRNGPLLGLFGTVLGMMAAFGRIGTGEKVDPSQIADEISVALICTAMGLGTAIPLGYVASSLTMRIRDLQESTGHALVRLLDRLKEVAV
- a CDS encoding DUF2721 domain-containing protein; this translates as MDGWDSNPFQVLTSIVAPAILTNASSVMALGTSNRFARTVDRARVLYAETTRESDPARLDHRLRQLQIAESRVLLLVRALTAFYSSVGSFAAAALISLLGAVFTMGHQNLLQQVSLYVALAAGMVGVGGLVTGTSLLVWETRRALKALTDEAAHLYDRLPSEARAMDGH
- a CDS encoding beta-propeller fold lactonase family protein, with translation MQRQDGATRDGAFGKLIVAALLLLGSGAYGVSAFSPDDAAAYDREPASSGAVHRSPVDLLLTPDETRLITANQTADSISLVDVAQGTVLDEVACGDRPSSLAMTPDGKKLLATATFSGELFAYALVDDKLQLVGSLWLGFEPRGLAISPDGKLAYVALTTAAEVAIVDIEQLQLIERIAVGHWPRYLALSPDGARLAVGCSGDGGVAVIDTASRKQRFIEDFGGLNLGEMQVSADGKYVYFPWIVYRQNPITVDNIRRGWVLASRIARVRLDEHARREAISLDPEGKAVGDPHGIALSPDEQTIVCTASGTHELLVYKLPGLPFQDYGGPGDHINPELLRDSERFYRIPLGGRPMAVRYSKQGELAYVANYLLDAVQVVDVSGRQVAKTIALGESPAPTLARQGEAIFYDAVRSLDQWYSCHSCHYEGHTNRIVMDTRNDGRFGNFKTILSLRGAQDTGPWFWHGWETELRAALHKSLIDTMLGEKPTEHEVDAVTAFVATLEPPRNPRRQSGELSEAALRGEEVFHGEKAGCANCHPAPQFTDGRTHDVGLGAANDAYPEYSAPSLRGVYDRVLLLHDGRAKNLHDVLHGPHNPANVTGLGELTPDEVNDLVSYLESL
- a CDS encoding biopolymer transporter ExbD, which gives rise to MTAMIDLVFMLNIFFLVTSLVTALAEVDLPAAKHVVAADMESATTITILSAGGGADGQVYLGEDKESRLIPQLDEEVSISTAVTTGLAAGKELVVIKAERRVPLRVVSRVAAAASIDGVRLHLAVMELD
- a CDS encoding biopolymer transporter ExbD — encoded protein: MIRFACPHCGRQLSVADGKAGKQGKCPACQTVLRVPPSGKKPPRAARRESLPPLVSSSTLSDTPEEMIDMTAMVDIVFFLLIFFMVTSLMAKQASIAMPSMPQSSSAESSSASAAPRTLEDYEEDQDYIIVRIEPDNSIYVDEQMVHSAPDVTASLRQAVSRVESRDEDGPSVLVVGHPDAHHGTAVMVLDAVHELGIANVRLSVAAED